Proteins encoded in a region of the Rutidosis leptorrhynchoides isolate AG116_Rl617_1_P2 chromosome 9, CSIRO_AGI_Rlap_v1, whole genome shotgun sequence genome:
- the LOC139866789 gene encoding nuclear pore complex protein NUP58-like isoform X2, with product MELGGISTAMDRQKIQLQSLTVNVKDMLRNTEIAVRSFLMLRSKFIKTSAGTSQPSAAATPSTAAMVPVYDFYSGMPRKPSPYLLQTVARFEKYLAECRQWIEELEQLLLLESNKNALNSNSSLLQSLPKVMANVHDFFVYVAAKVESIHQYMESMKTAYLSDQRGRGDINDPFLEADRREIAKRAADARRVHPTLHLPSNSQPSTQPHGSLFASSAAPTTSAAPPASASNATGASGLFSSPFSAASSSSLFSTPPTSASSFSLFASSGASPQTSIFGPTSSSAPSIFNSTSAAASAFSTPFAANASTGASTFSTTSFATNSTSGAALFSTPLGTGAATGSGTSFNTVSKSRAKSRPTRR from the exons GAACTTGGTGGAATTAGTACCGCAATGGATAGACAAAAGATTCAGCTTCAAAGCCTTACTGTTAATGTGAAGGATATGTTACGGAACACAGAAATTGCAGTTCGATCTTTCTTGATGCTTCGATCCAAGTTTATTAAAACTTCCGCTGGAACATCTCAGCCTTCTGCGGCGGCAACACCTTCAACTGCCGCCATGGTGCCAGTTTATGACTTCTACAGTGGCATGCCTCGAAAACCGTCTCCTTATTTGCTACAAACCGTTGCCCGATTTGAAAAGTATCTCGCTGAATGCCGCCAATGGATTGAGGAGTTGGAGCAGTTACTTCTTCTAGAATCAAACAAGAATGCTTTGAATTCCAACTCTTCGTTGTTGCAGTCTCTTCCCAAAGTTATGGCGAATGTTCATGACTTTTTTGTTTATGTGGCTGCAAAG GTGGAGAGCATTCATCAGTATATGGAGTCTATGAAAACAGCTTATCTTTCAGACCAACGTGGTCGTGGGGATATAAACGATCCGTTTCTTGAAGCTGATCGACGAGAAATTGCCAAACGAGCCGCTGATGCCCGCAGAGTTCATCCAACTTTACATTTGCCTTCTAATTCTCAACCGTCAACTCAGCCACATGGCTCGTTGTTTGCCAGctcagcagcacctacaacatctgCCGCTCCACCTGCATCTGCCTCGAATGCAACTGGTGCATCTGGACTATTTAGTTCTCCATTTTCCGCTGCTTCATCATCTTCCTTATTTTCAACTCCTCCTACATCGGCCTCTTCATTCTCGTTATTTGCGTCTTCCGGTGCTTCTCCGCAGACATCCATTTTTGGGCCCACCTCTAGTTCAGCACCTTCGATTTTTAATTCAACCTCTGCTGCAGCTTCGGCATTTTCAACACCTTTTGCCGCAAATGCTTCTACCGGAGCATCAACCTTTTCTACAACATCATTCGCCACAAACTCTACATCAGGAGCTGCATTATTTTCGACACCGCTTGGTACAG GGGCGGCAACAGGATCAGGGACGAGTTTCAATACTGTATCT AAATCAAGAGCTAAAAGTCGCCCAACACGGAGATAA
- the LOC139866789 gene encoding nuclear pore complex protein NUP58-like isoform X1, protein MLEYRDESQRLDQCGRLYDSSVSNEGFELDASHIVQELGGISTAMDRQKIQLQSLTVNVKDMLRNTEIAVRSFLMLRSKFIKTSAGTSQPSAAATPSTAAMVPVYDFYSGMPRKPSPYLLQTVARFEKYLAECRQWIEELEQLLLLESNKNALNSNSSLLQSLPKVMANVHDFFVYVAAKVESIHQYMESMKTAYLSDQRGRGDINDPFLEADRREIAKRAADARRVHPTLHLPSNSQPSTQPHGSLFASSAAPTTSAAPPASASNATGASGLFSSPFSAASSSSLFSTPPTSASSFSLFASSGASPQTSIFGPTSSSAPSIFNSTSAAASAFSTPFAANASTGASTFSTTSFATNSTSGAALFSTPLGTGAATGSGTSFNTVSKSRAKSRPTRR, encoded by the exons GAACTTGGTGGAATTAGTACCGCAATGGATAGACAAAAGATTCAGCTTCAAAGCCTTACTGTTAATGTGAAGGATATGTTACGGAACACAGAAATTGCAGTTCGATCTTTCTTGATGCTTCGATCCAAGTTTATTAAAACTTCCGCTGGAACATCTCAGCCTTCTGCGGCGGCAACACCTTCAACTGCCGCCATGGTGCCAGTTTATGACTTCTACAGTGGCATGCCTCGAAAACCGTCTCCTTATTTGCTACAAACCGTTGCCCGATTTGAAAAGTATCTCGCTGAATGCCGCCAATGGATTGAGGAGTTGGAGCAGTTACTTCTTCTAGAATCAAACAAGAATGCTTTGAATTCCAACTCTTCGTTGTTGCAGTCTCTTCCCAAAGTTATGGCGAATGTTCATGACTTTTTTGTTTATGTGGCTGCAAAG GTGGAGAGCATTCATCAGTATATGGAGTCTATGAAAACAGCTTATCTTTCAGACCAACGTGGTCGTGGGGATATAAACGATCCGTTTCTTGAAGCTGATCGACGAGAAATTGCCAAACGAGCCGCTGATGCCCGCAGAGTTCATCCAACTTTACATTTGCCTTCTAATTCTCAACCGTCAACTCAGCCACATGGCTCGTTGTTTGCCAGctcagcagcacctacaacatctgCCGCTCCACCTGCATCTGCCTCGAATGCAACTGGTGCATCTGGACTATTTAGTTCTCCATTTTCCGCTGCTTCATCATCTTCCTTATTTTCAACTCCTCCTACATCGGCCTCTTCATTCTCGTTATTTGCGTCTTCCGGTGCTTCTCCGCAGACATCCATTTTTGGGCCCACCTCTAGTTCAGCACCTTCGATTTTTAATTCAACCTCTGCTGCAGCTTCGGCATTTTCAACACCTTTTGCCGCAAATGCTTCTACCGGAGCATCAACCTTTTCTACAACATCATTCGCCACAAACTCTACATCAGGAGCTGCATTATTTTCGACACCGCTTGGTACAG GGGCGGCAACAGGATCAGGGACGAGTTTCAATACTGTATCT AAATCAAGAGCTAAAAGTCGCCCAACACGGAGATAA
- the LOC139866789 gene encoding nuclear pore complex protein NUP58-like isoform X3: protein MDRQKIQLQSLTVNVKDMLRNTEIAVRSFLMLRSKFIKTSAGTSQPSAAATPSTAAMVPVYDFYSGMPRKPSPYLLQTVARFEKYLAECRQWIEELEQLLLLESNKNALNSNSSLLQSLPKVMANVHDFFVYVAAKVESIHQYMESMKTAYLSDQRGRGDINDPFLEADRREIAKRAADARRVHPTLHLPSNSQPSTQPHGSLFASSAAPTTSAAPPASASNATGASGLFSSPFSAASSSSLFSTPPTSASSFSLFASSGASPQTSIFGPTSSSAPSIFNSTSAAASAFSTPFAANASTGASTFSTTSFATNSTSGAALFSTPLGTGAATGSGTSFNTVSKSRAKSRPTRR from the exons ATGGATAGACAAAAGATTCAGCTTCAAAGCCTTACTGTTAATGTGAAGGATATGTTACGGAACACAGAAATTGCAGTTCGATCTTTCTTGATGCTTCGATCCAAGTTTATTAAAACTTCCGCTGGAACATCTCAGCCTTCTGCGGCGGCAACACCTTCAACTGCCGCCATGGTGCCAGTTTATGACTTCTACAGTGGCATGCCTCGAAAACCGTCTCCTTATTTGCTACAAACCGTTGCCCGATTTGAAAAGTATCTCGCTGAATGCCGCCAATGGATTGAGGAGTTGGAGCAGTTACTTCTTCTAGAATCAAACAAGAATGCTTTGAATTCCAACTCTTCGTTGTTGCAGTCTCTTCCCAAAGTTATGGCGAATGTTCATGACTTTTTTGTTTATGTGGCTGCAAAG GTGGAGAGCATTCATCAGTATATGGAGTCTATGAAAACAGCTTATCTTTCAGACCAACGTGGTCGTGGGGATATAAACGATCCGTTTCTTGAAGCTGATCGACGAGAAATTGCCAAACGAGCCGCTGATGCCCGCAGAGTTCATCCAACTTTACATTTGCCTTCTAATTCTCAACCGTCAACTCAGCCACATGGCTCGTTGTTTGCCAGctcagcagcacctacaacatctgCCGCTCCACCTGCATCTGCCTCGAATGCAACTGGTGCATCTGGACTATTTAGTTCTCCATTTTCCGCTGCTTCATCATCTTCCTTATTTTCAACTCCTCCTACATCGGCCTCTTCATTCTCGTTATTTGCGTCTTCCGGTGCTTCTCCGCAGACATCCATTTTTGGGCCCACCTCTAGTTCAGCACCTTCGATTTTTAATTCAACCTCTGCTGCAGCTTCGGCATTTTCAACACCTTTTGCCGCAAATGCTTCTACCGGAGCATCAACCTTTTCTACAACATCATTCGCCACAAACTCTACATCAGGAGCTGCATTATTTTCGACACCGCTTGGTACAG GGGCGGCAACAGGATCAGGGACGAGTTTCAATACTGTATCT AAATCAAGAGCTAAAAGTCGCCCAACACGGAGATAA